The sequence GAGTGAACATAGCCACACCtactgagcgcctactgtgtCCCGGGCATGGTGCCGTACACTTTGTAGCTGTGACCTTCGGAATAGTCCTGCAGCGTCAGGGGCGTCGCctccatctcacagatgagggGGCGTCAAGTGAGCTCTGTAAGGTCGCGCAGTGACCTCAGGCAGAGGAAGACTAACCCCCAGGTCTCCAGTATCTTtcattcctcttctctctccttctccacgTCCAGATGTGTGACAGGGGCTGCGTGGCCTCCACCCTCCGCTATTGCATGACGGTCAGCGGCACCCTGGTTCTGGTGGCCGGGACGCTCTGCTTCGCTTGGTGGAGTGAAGAGAGTGCGGGTGCCCAGACTGGCCCGCTGGCCCCACCCACTGAGCACCCCAGTGCTGAGGCCCCCGGGCCCCTGCTCAGGTGGGTCAGCTTCTTCTGCTGCGGCACAGGTGGCCTGCTGCTGCTCTTCGGCCTGCTGTGGTCTATCAAGGCCAGCACCCGGGGGCCACCCCAGTGGGACCTGTACCATTTCTCCAGAGACCTGTACTATCTCAGCGTGGAGTCCTCGCAGAAGGAGAGATGCAGGtcagtggggctgggtggggcagtGAGTGGGGACCACACAGGTGGGGGCCCAGTCACACCATCTGGCATTTGCTCAGCAAACTCTCATGGGGTTCTTGCTCTGGACCAGGCTTTGCCCTGCGCCCTGGAGACATGGAAGGTGACCAGTGCCATCCTAAAGAAGTTTAAAGCCCCAGGACAGAGGCACATGATGACAAACTAGAGGAGCTGGAGctatgagagagagacagacatggTCTGTGGAGACATGGAGAAATctgggaaagcttcctggaggagatggcAGCTGTGCTCAGCATGCTGTGGGGCAGAATAGCAGAGAGGTTAAAAGCCTGGGCACAGGAGTCAGACCCACTGGGATCCTGTCCTGGTTCTACCACAGACTGGCAGTGAGACTTCAAGTAGGTCATGCAACCCTactaagcctcagcttcctcatctgaaatAAAATGCGAATGATAGGAAGAGCAATAATAGTAAACGCCTGTGTGGTACTTGCCACGTTCCAGGCgctgttctaagtgcttcatACATTGACTCATTCAATCCTTACAGCAGCCCTCTGAAGTGGGTACTGTTATTAACTCTGTTTATAGAAGAAGGAATGAAGGCATGGGgacgttaagtaacttgccccagtaCATCAGCTAGTATGTGACActctgggacttgaacccaggcggTCTGGCCCTGGAGTCCATGCTGTCATCCATTTTCCACCTATTTTCCTGGGAAATTTAAATGGATGATGTAAATGTAGAGCCtagcccagtgcctagcacacagtaggtgcacagtAAATGTCACCTTTCTTCAAGTGGACATGGAAAGGGGATTTTAGGCGGTGGAAGAGCAAGCGCAAAGGCATgggggggtgggatggggcaaCGTGGAGCGTTAAGGCAGCATTTCtcggccgggagtggtggctcacgccggcaacaccagcactttggcaggcttgCTTGAGAcaaggagttggagaccagcctgggcaacattacaagacctgtctctacaaaaaaattaaaggttaGCTGGCATGACGGTGtggcctgcagtcctagctactcgggaggctgaggcaggagattcacTTGCAAAATCCTCactcatgaaattttaaaaccacagatATACTGTGTGTCTGTTTATGTTTTGTATGTATATctgtgctttatacataaaaaagTATCAACCCTGCCCAAGAACgagtttttattttacctgtgAGCATGTTGAGGATGCATGCGTTATGCAAGCCCTTACTAtgtactcatttattcaacaaagtgTGGAGTGTGCCTACGTGCCAGGGGCCTGCATATACCATCTCCTGTCACCTCCTATCACTCTACTGCCTCCAAGATAAGGATCACTGTTGCCTCTGCAGAAGGGGAAGGTGAGGCACACAGGGCTGGAAGGTGACAGGAGCCTGCCGGGTGCAAAGCTTGCATTCTTCCTCCTATCCACTCTCTAAGCACTGTATCCAGGGGCGTTAGGGGCTAATCCAGACTTCCCTGAGCTGGCCTGGGACCTGGATGTTCCCGTTGTTAGAAGGAAAATGCATTCCCAGTTAAAGAATGCAAGAGTATTCCCACCACTGGCCTTCGACTGCCTGAGGACAGAGAAGTTACAGTATTCAACAGAGGCCACTTAGTCCAGTGGTCAAACCTCGGTTTGAATCGACTGTTagagggaagggcagggcctCGGGGACTATCCAGCCAAACCCTCACTTCTCAGATGAGAAACCCGGTGACCTGCCTGGTCACACAGCGAGTTAGTGCTCAGTTGGAACCAGGCCAGGCCTCAGGAGGCTCTGACCAGAGCCTGTTCGTCCCCGCCCAgcctggcacaagtgcagggggTGACTGTTGTCTGTACACACAGCCATGTTGATGCAACAGGGGCCAGGCCACAGCTGTGCCTGTCAGGTGGGGCCCCATGGCCTTTGTTCCCAGGGGGCCAGGGAGGAAGCCCGCCCAGGAGGCGTAGGGTGCTCCTAGCCTGTCAGGCTCTGAGACCCAAGTCCTAGATTCAGAAACTGGGGTGGCTGTGTGTGGAGGAGGCTGCTTCTGCCAGCGGTGCCCTTTCCTGTCCCTGAGGCTGACCCAGCCCAGCTCTGCGGCCTGCGGGTCCCAGCATCTGGCCCCCCTGGGGAGTCTGCTCTGCTGTTCCTGCTCCCAGGCGCCCCACCCTCTGGGATGCCTGCTGTGGGGGGCTTCTGGTGGGGGACAAAGGCTGATGGCTGGGGCAAGTCCTTTCCCCTCTTAGGACCCCAGTTCCCCAATTTATTAATTAACTTACTTATTATTTCATgcattttactaatatttaatgaGTACCTACTGTGTTGGGTCCTATTCAGAGTACTGACAAGGCAACAGAGGACAAAACAGAcagagcccctgccctcaggagctCACGTCTTACATGGAAGGCCCCTGAATGAGGAAGTTGGATGTGAGGCCTCCGGGGGCCGCCTCTGTGTTTCTTTCATAAGCTGTGTGTCATTGGGTACACCGCTTACACCCTCTGAGCCCTGTCCGATGCCTCCTCTGTCAGCTGGCGTGACACGCCTTTCCCCACGATCGCTGTCCGGCTCAGATGGGATGATAGATAGGGAAGTGTACACACCGTAAAGTCTGCACACACATCAGCTTTCTCTGCTGTtaagcactttacagtttacaggGCACTCTCGTGCCCGCTAACTGATTTGAGCCTCAGTTGCTTATGAGGTTAGTGTAAGGattaggcccattttacagatgagaaaactgcagTGAGGAGAGATGGGTGGCCTGGGGGAGAGGTGTGATGGGTGGAGTGAGCTTGAGCTCTACAGTCAGACAAGGTTGGGCTTTGCCACTTAGTTGTCACGTGAcctttactcatctgtaaaatggatgagGGCCACTGTCCCCCAGAGTTGTCATGAATATGAAATGAGACTTATGTGTTGGGCAAATAGAATTtcaccccttctcccttcccGTCTCCTGCTGTGTTTGTCTGACTCAGCTGAAGGGCAGAGGAGCAGGGGCCGGCCGGGCCTCCTGCCCTGAGCAGGCTCTGAAGAGTGGGGTGAGCCCATGGCCCGGTGGAGCTTCCTGTGCGTGGAGACACGGTGGCAGGGCTGCCCTGAAGCTGCAGGGGCGCCTGTGCCGGACACACCGTGAGCGGAGCCCCCTCCCCGGCAGCATGTGGAAGGCCGCCCTGtgtgcccagtgcctggcattctGGACCATGACCCTGGGgacttggggtggggtgggcccaGCTGGCCACTAAGGCAACAGTAGGTGGTGTGAGGGCTGTTCCATGTCCACCCTATAAGCAAACTTCCTGCTGCCGACTGGGCTCACCTGgcacctgtgcctgccctgcCAGCTGTCACCTGCTGGGGTGGCCCAGGCCTACACAAAACCTGTCTTGTGTCCCCAGGGCTCcaagaggctggggagggcaggggtgtaGCTGGGACGTGAGCAAGCAGATGTGGGGGTCTGGAAGCCTTACTACCCATATTTTTCTGAGTGTTGTcaaaacttttccatttttccttctcctgAATCTGTGAAAGgggaattattatccccattttacagatgaggagaaagaggctcagagaaggtgtGAATGCAGCCCAAGTCACACAGCATAGAACCCAACTTGCCTGCCTCCAGGGGCAATGGTCTTTGCCCTGCTGTCATCTGGGAGGATGTTGGGAGTTCGAGGAGGGTGAGGCCCTGTTGCCTTCCTTAGCTGTGGGGCTCCCAGGCTGtctccagggagggaaggaaggtctGTGAGAGTTCACAGGAGCACTGGACAGGGAGCCCCAGATCTGGCTCCTGGCTGGTGCCCTGCATCAGACTGGCCTACAGGCTGGGGTTCAGATCCAGGATCCCCATCAACCTGTCCTGTCGGCCTGGTCTGTGAGCGGGAGCAGTGAGCCTGCCTCCGTGGCAGGCGGGGGCTGCAGTGTCCTGGGCTGAGAAGACACAACACACTGCCAGAGAAGGGCCCTGTCCCCAGTGGGTGTCGCGTGTTTGCCTGAGGGGCAGCAGCAGATTCCCAGCATCCCCCACCCCAGCGGCCCCGGAGCTAAGTCCCATCCACTACCTCTCTGTCCTCCCGATGCTCCACCACTGGCATCCTCCCCGGTCTACACAGCAAGACCACTGGTATGGATTAAACTGCTTCCCCAGCAGCTCCAAACCGCCCACCCTGGGCGAGTGACTCAGCCTCTGGGGGCCCGTGTGGGGCCTGCCGTACTGGAGACCTGTGATGAGctttgtgtcccccaccccttcctACGGGAGACCTTCGGGATTCTGTTACGGCTCCCGCCGGTCTAGCATGAACCAAGTGCCTCGCTGCactagctcatttaatcttcactctGGCCTGTGAGGTAGTGCCATTGTTGTTACCcactttatagatggggaaactgaggctccgactGATGGAGTTCCTGACCATGATCACCCACCAAGAACGTGGCAGAGCAGGGAATGGAACCAGCCAGTGTTCAGACTCATAAGCAGCCCTTGAGTGACTCGGTGTCAGAGGGGACCTTCAAGATCACCTAGTCAGCTCCGTATTTGGCAGCACCACCACCAAAGCAGTGGCAGCCCCAGCCTGGGATCAGGGACACTCTCACCCAACAGGGTCCCAAGAGGGGTAGGGGCACTGACTCCCTGGAGATGGTCCGCCAGGGTTCTGAGAGGGCTGAGGGCCAGTCTCACTCCCAGCAGCCTTGGTGGAGCTGGGATGTAGGTGATGTGTCTTGGAATCTGCAGAGCCTGGTCAGTGGATCCTCAGAGGATCTGGTCTCTGCCTCACGTCCCTGCAGGGCAGTTCAGTTGGCCacggttgggggtggggggaagagtcACAGGAAAGCCAAACTGTCCAGAGACAGAAGTGGTTGACTTGGTAGGTAGTGAGTTCTGCATCCCTGGAGGTATGCAAGTAGAGGTAATCACTTAACAGACTTATtgaaatgtccagtttccttaagtactaagtttgacagttgatctcTCTGACATTCAAAAACTGAACATATATCAAAAAAAGCtagtggtgtctgtttggtggtccagtgctggtattatccactacagcttcatgaaacccagTCAATCGatgacagtggatgtctactgcaccGATtgtatgaaatgatgaggatgcttgcgattaagctgccaagattggtcaatagagacaggccaatcctcttgcaagacatcactcaaccacatgtcacacaaacaacgctgctcaaactacagcagctggacttggaaactctctgtcatccaccatgttcatcagaccttgcaccaactggctttggactacttcttgcaaagaaaactATTGAATTCCCAAAAAGCTGGGAAAACACCTGTcacgatttcatcgccactcgctctccaggtttcttcgctgctggcataaacaagctactgttaagatggcaacactgtgtcGAGAGTTTAGGGGTGCACACTTTGAttcattgtactgcttcttgtttgagatacaagaAACTACACTTTTGACTCAAAGtcggacatttcatattgaaTGACCTAATACATCTCGGCCTTCAGCATCCAGATGGGCAGGAGAACTGAAGTCTCCATCTTGCCCTGACTATCACGACTCTGATCTTGTAAAGCGTATTTCGATAAGCTGGGGATGTTTCTGTCCATGGACCATCACTCAGTCTTTCAACAAACATCACCAAGCACCTGCCCTCAGCCCCTGGACACTCAGAGTCAGTCCCTGCTCTGGAGAAGACTAGGCAGGGTCAGTGTGGTGACAGAGAAGAGCACTgtgggagcccagagcagggagTGGGGACTTTGCTGGGGAGAGATGGGTCAGGAAAGCTGCCCAGGGGAGTCTCAAAGAACAAGCAGGGAGTGACCAGCAGGAAAGGGGCGAGGGAGGGGGGTGGCACCAGGAGGTGTGGTGGGTGCCCTGGGACTGGCTatatggggcagggagagggttgGGAGAGCAGGCAGTAGGCTTTTGCCTTGGCCCCCACTAACAGCCTCTCTCCTGTTCCCGTAGGACCGCACAGGTGGTTGCCACCCCTACTTGTGAGGAGGCCACGCGCTGCCCTCCGACTGAGGGACCCCCGACGCCACCTGCATACCCCACGGAGGAAGACCTGGAGTACGGTGCCTCCGGGGATGCCCTGCTGGGGACCGAgccctccttccccccaccctgcTACGAGAGCATCACCGTGGCTCTTGGTGCCATTTCTGGGGAGACAGCACCTGGCGCTGTGTTCTCCTGCTCAGGCCTGGCCCAGACCGCAGGTGGGGAAAGGTAAAGGCTCCTGGCAGGCCCTGAAGTGAGAGACGGAAGTGATGAGCCTCTTCCAGTGTCTCGTACAGCGCCTGGTACACAGGAGGCACTCAGCAACAGCACTGCTGaatgctgttttatttatctattgctgcataacaaaccaccccaaaatttagtggtttaaaataaatCCCATTTTATTATGTCTCATGATTCTGTGGATCGCCTGGGCCCAGCTGGGTGGTGGTTCTGCTGCACCTGATGTTGGTGAGGCTGCAGTCGTCAGGCCAGAACACCCAAGATGGCACACTCACATGGCTGGCCATCGGTGCTGGCTGCCAGCCAGGAGATTGTGCGTAGGTGACAAAATTGGGGCCCCCAGAGGTAGTGGCAGAACCGGCTCAAGTTCACACATCAAGTTTATAACCGAAAGAACATGAACTCTGAATTCAGACCACCTGTGCAGGGGTTCCACCATGTACCATCttagtgaccttggacaagtggcTTTCCCTCTCTacaactcagtttcctcatctgtaaaatgggaactgGGGACTATAGTGACACCGGCACCTCCCTCACAGAGCTGAGCTGTGAGGATTGAATCGGATGATAGCAGTTGACATTGTGAGTTCACTGGACCCTACGGTCTCAGTGCTGATGCATCAAACAATAAAAGCAGGTTCCTTAGCCCTGAGCCAGGAGCCTAGTACGTATGCAGTGATCGTCAGGCAACCCTCCTCCACCAAGTGCAAATTTGGCCTCTGCTTCCATACCTCCTGTGACAGGGAGCTTACTACCTCCCCTTACTTTCCAGATGTGGCAGAAATGTCTGCTTTCTGTCCAACTACATTCTACAACCCTGTATCTCCATCCCACCCTgtttcagaagagaaaatcagCTCCATGAGGTTAAGTAACCTTCCCAGGGTCACAGCAAGCAGGGAGTCACAGGCCTGGGCCTCAGCTGGATGAGGGTGGCACCCCCAAAatctactgtgtgctgggccagGCCCTCTGCCATCAACTCAGCCTCAAAGCCGCTCTGTACCAGGTGGTCGTGTCCCCATctaacaggtgaggaaacagccTGGGAAGGGAACAATCCTAGAAAATGAACTCAGAGCCAGTGTGCGATCCTCCCACCCGGCCCGCAGCATCACAGTGGCCGCCCACTCCCTGTTCCTCCCTGAGGCCCCCGAAGTCTCTTCTCAGCCCAGCAGCCGGCATGAGCCTGCTCAAACCCAGGTCAGATCATGCCAACTCTGGGGCACATCCTGTGTGGCCCCCAGCTCTCTTGAATCATGAAAGCCCTTGcactggcctggggtggggctccAGGGTCTGGTCTGGGTCGGTCCCCCCATCACCCCCATCTCCTACTGCTCCCCCTGCCTTGCTCTCCACTCTGGCCCGTCTCACTGGGGCCTCTGCCCTGGCGTTCCCTCCTCACCAACCTGGGGGTTGGACACACGCAGATTTATCAGACTGTGCAATTCCTAAAGGGGTTAACGGTGGGACCTCGTAGGTGGGGATGCCCAAGGTGAGGCATTTCCTCCTGGGCAGGTGGGCTGATGAGTTGCAGGTGTGGGCAGGGACAGGTgctgaagggggtggggagggctgcaaGACCAGAAAGACCTTTTCTCTCTAATCAACTCATCTGTGTCCTAACCAAAAGCCCTCAGGAGGGGCTCAATCAAGGTCCCCTGTACCTTGGAGGAGGCCAAGTCAGGAACACAGAAGGAGATAGTCTATTGACCAAGGCTGGCCATTGTCCCCTTCTGAGCTGCAGGGCCCTCGCTGTGAATTGGGGCTCCTTGAGCCCACTGGCAGGTGCCTGACCAGGGAGCTGCGTGTGGGCCAGCTCTGCCCCTCTGCAGCCCCCGGAGGCACCGGTTTGCTCCCTGGTCTCTCCTCCCGGGCCCAACTGTCCAGGTTCTTCACCCACTATTCACCCATCTCGTCTCAGATGTCAGGGACCCTCAGGCTGAGGCGTCTCCTATGCTTTCCTTGGGCCCTCCCAGATCTCTGTCCCCTCTGGGTGGCTGGTGACCCCTTCCCTGGAGCTCTCCACCTTGAATCAGCCCATTCTCGTCAGGAATCTCGCCGGCTACTCCCCTAGCTGATAATTACTGCTCAGTTGAATCTTTCTCTCcctaattgaaaaattaaagtctGATTCAGACCTCTCCCCGGCATAACCTCAGTAGATGCTCCTCCCGGGAGGTTTCCTGCCTGTACTTCCCTCCCTGGGGACCTGTAATGCCGCCCCTCCCTCCGCACACGTGCACCGATGCCGCCCCTCCCTCCGCACACGTGCACCGATGCCGCCCCTCCCTCCGCACGCGTGCACCGATGCCGCCCCTCCCTCCGCACGCGTGCACCGACGCCGCCCCTCCCTCCGCACGCGTGTACCGACGCCGCCCCTCCCTCCGCACGCGTGCACCGACGCCGCCCCTCCCTCCGCACGCGTGTACCGACGCCGCCCCTCCCTCCGCACGCGTGCACCGACGCCGCCCCCCTCCGCACGCGTGCACCGACGCCGCCCCTCCCTCCGCACGCGTGCACCGACGCCGCCCCTCCCTCCGCACGCGTGCACCGACGCCGCCCCTCCCTCCGCACGCGTGCACCGATGCCGCCCCTCCCTCCGCACGCGTGTACCGATGCCGCCCCTCCCTCCGCACGCGTGTACCGATGCCGCCCCTCCCTCCGCACGCGTGCACCGATGCCATCCCTCCCTCCGCACGCGTGCACCGATGCCGCCCCTCCCTCCGCACGCGTGCACCGATGCCGCCCCTCCCTCCGCACGCGTGCACCGATGCCgcccctccctccacacacacGTATGCAGAGCCCACCCCGTTCTGGCCCCTGGGACACAGCAGCGAAGGGAATAGAGTCCCCACCCTGCGGAGGCTTGAGTGCTAGTTAGGGGAGGCAGACAGGAGTCAAGCACGAATAATGTGTGTAGTATGGCAGATGGTGATGAGtgctgtggagaaaaggaaactgggATAGGAAGACCCGGAGCCCCGGGGGGAGGAGGTCGTATAGTTTCAGGGTAGGGTCGGGGGCAACCTCCCTGCGAAGGTGCCATTGGGGCAAAGGcttgaaggaggggagggagggagccatgcAGGCATCTGGAGGGAGAGCACTccgggcagaaggaacagcaggtgCCAAGGCCCTGGGCGCCCCTGTGCTCCTGGAGCAGCCTGGGGCCAGGGCGGCTGGAGAGGAGTGTGTGAGAGGTGGAGGGGTGACGGGCAGGCGGCAGGGACAAATTATCTAGGGCCTTGCATGTCACCTCAAAGCCTTTGGCTTTACTCTCATGAGACAGGGAGCCATGCCAGGCTTCTGcggaggagtgacatgatctcaCTCAGGATGGGAGTTGCAAAGAGACTTCAGGGGTCAAGGATGGAAGCAGAGAGCACTTGGGCGGGTAGGGACGCTGGGGGCTCAGATCGGGCGATGAGCAGCGTTGGATTCTAAGAGCGTGGAGGGAGGGCCTGCAGGATGTGGTgtgagaggggaggggatggcgGCTTGGGTAATAGCCTGGAagtggggggtggaggtgggcggGCCAGGTTTGGGGAGGCGCATGCAACATGGACCAGCCCGTGCGCAGCATTTGGAGTGTCACCTGCAGCCACGTGGCGGTGTTGGCTCCATGCCTTGCCTGGAATGCATTTCCTGCCCATCAGGACCCCAGCTGCCTTCTCGAGGATCATGTCTCCGTCCCCCTCACCCGGCCCTCTCTGCCTGGCGCACATGCCGGACCTCACACGGATCGCAGAGCCATTGCCACATTGTGCCATCCGTCCCTGCCGCCCGGTGTTCGTCAGAGCGCTTACACCGCTGCGTGTCGggcacacagtaggggctcaAGCAGAGACCGGCTGCGGACCTGGTTTGGCTCCCAGCTCTGCTAGTCACAGGTTCTGCCACCTGGGGTCGCTCACCGTGCccccgggcctcagtttcttcatctgtccaGTGAGTGAGGTCTGTCCCCTGCGGGCCTGGGAGGGCCTGGGACTGCGCGACGGCGCGGTGTGAGCGCGCCCCCTGCTGGGGACGGCAGGGGGGACCCCGCCAGCGGAGTCCGGGTGAGCGGACCCGAGGGGCGCGAGCCGCGCATGGCCGAACCCCCGTTCTCTCCTCACCGCTCCATGCAGGAGGTCAGAGTAGACCCCCTGTACTGGGCACCTGCTTGTCCCAGAGCTGCTTACTCGTTGCCACTCCTGTTTGACCGCGAGGCCTCTCAGGAACGGCTGAAGACCAGATCCATCTCCGCTGGGGCTGGGGTGCGGCGGTCCAGGTCCCCGCTCAGCCGCCCGCTCGCTTTGGGAAGATCTTGACCAGCCCCTACCACGCCAGCTGTTCGGTGCTGGTCTGTGCAGTGGGGTGA is a genomic window of Eulemur rufifrons isolate Redbay chromosome 8, OSU_ERuf_1, whole genome shotgun sequence containing:
- the TMEM61 gene encoding transmembrane protein 61, which codes for MCDRGCVASTLRYCMTVSGTLVLVAGTLCFAWWSEESAGAQTGPLAPPTEHPSAEAPGPLLRWVSFFCCGTGGLLLLFGLLWSIKASTRGPPQWDLYHFSRDLYYLSVESSQKERCRTAQVVATPTCEEATRCPPTEGPPTPPAYPTEEDLEYGASGDALLGTEPSFPPPCYESITVALGAISGETAPGAVFSCSGLAQTAGGERGDPASGVRVSGPEGREPRMAEPPFSPHRSMQEVRVDPLYWAPACPRAAYSLPLLFDREASQERLKTRSISAGAGVRRSRSPLSRPLALGRS